Within Deinococcus actinosclerus, the genomic segment GCCTACCGCGTGACCCGCACGGTCAGCCGCACCGTGCTGAACCTGAACGGCGCGGCGCAGGCCATCGCGCAGGGGGACTACGCGCGCCGCACCCCGCCCATGCCCGTGCGGGAACTCGCGCAGCTGGGCGCGCAGTTTGACGCGATGGCGGGCGCCGTGCAGGAACGCGAAGGGCAGCTGCGCGCCACCGCCGAGGCCTTGCAGGCCAGCAACACCCACCTCGAACGCAGCAACCGCGAACTCGAACAGTTCGCGTACGTCGCCAGCCACGACCTGCAAGAACCCCTGCGCACCATCGGCAGCTACACCGAACTGCTCGCCCGGCGCTACCAGGGACAGCTCGACGACCGCGCCGACCAGTACATCGCCTTCACCACCTCGGCCACGCTGCGCATGAAGACCCTGATTCAGGATCTGCTCGCGTACTCGCGCGTGCGCAAGGCCCCGCGCATCACGCAGGAGGTGAACCTCCAGGGTCTCGCCCGGGACATCGTCACGGATCTGAGCGTGCAGATCGAGGGCAGCGGCGCGCAGGTCGACATCGGCCCGCTGCCCACCCTGCGCAGCAACCCGGACCTGCTGCGCCACGCCCTGCAGAACCTGATCGGCAACGCCCTGAAATTCCAGCGTCCCGGCGTGCCTCCGCGCGTGCGCGTGAGTGCCGAGCGCGAGGCGCAGCGCTGGGTGATTCACGTGCAGGACAACGGCATCGGGATCGCCCCGGAATACCACGAGCGGATCTTCGGGGTGTTCCAGCGCCTGCACGGCATGGACGAGTACACGGGCAGCGGCATCGGCCTGGCCGTCACGCGCAGCGCCGCCGAGCAGCTCGGCGGTGACCTGTGGCTGGACAGCACCCCCGGCCAGGGCAGTACCTTCCATCTGGCGCTGCCGCTGACGCCCGCCCCCACCGGAGCCCCCCTATGACCACCAGACCAGTCGAGATCCTGCTCGTCGAGGACAACCCTGCCGACGTGATGCTCACCCAGGAAGCCTTCGAGGAGGCGCACTTCCCGCACCGTCTCAGCCACGCCCGCGACGGCGTGGACGCCCTGAATTTCCTGCGCCGCAGCGAGGGACACGCGGGCGCCCCGCGCCCCGACGTGATCCTGATGGACCTGAACATGCCCCGCATGACCGGGCTGGAACTGCTGGACATCCTGAAAGAGGACGGGGAGCTGCGCAGCATTCCCGTGATCGTCCTGACCACCAGCCGCGCCGAGAGCGACATCTGGCGCAGCTACAACCTGCATGCGAACGCCTACATCCCCAAACCGGTGTCCATCGCGGAGTTCGTGGAGGTCATCCAGACCCTGGGGAATTTCTGGTTCCACAAGGTGGCGCTGCCCCATCCGCCCCGCCCCTCCTGACGCCACAATGACAAAGCCCCCGGTCGACCCGGGGGCTTCGTCATCGTGCGGTGGATTACATCGAGGCGACGTAGTCGGAGCGGCGCGCGCCGCTGTCCACGATCTCGCCGCCGTGGCGGGCGACGGCGTCCATCAGCACGTCCTGCGGCACGCTGTCATGCACCGCGACCACGCGGCCACCGCTGTTGATGGTCTGGTCCATGCGGTCGTAGTAGGTGTCGTCCACGTCGTAGCGGTCGTCGGTCGTGCCGGTCTCGTCGACGCCCATCGCGCCGCCGGTCGCACCGACTGCGGCGCCCACGCCTGAGCCCAGCGCGGTCATGCCCAGGATCACCGGGAGGGCCAGGCCGCCCGTGGCGATGGTCGCGCCGGTCGCCAGGATGCCTGCCGCGGCGCCCACCACGGCGCCCACGCCCGTACCCTTGACGGCGCCCGCACCGGCGTCCTCAGGGGTGCCGCCCACGCCGTCACCTTCCATGGTCAGTGAGCCGCGCCCGTCCATGTCCGTGCGGCCGGTGTCGCCGTAGGTCGTGGTGCCAGTGGCATCGGTGCCCGCGTTCGCGCTGCGGCGGGTGTAGGTGCTGGTCCCCATCGTGGGGGCGATGACGCCCTGGGCCTGGAGGTCAGCAGTGAAGGCATCGGCCGCAGCCGCCGTCGGGAACAGAATGTGTTTCATGCAGATCAGTCTTTCCTGCCCTGCCACGCTCACCATGAGAACGGCCGCAACGCCCGTTGGTCTGGCCCTGACCGGAAGCTGAGACGTGGCTCACAAAGCTGCCGCTAGCCGACCTGCTGCGCCTCAAACACCCGCGCGGGCTTCAGGAACTCGTCCTGCGCGGCGACGAGCTGAATCTCGCGGGTGCCCGCCACGTGCGTGCGTTGCAGCAGGGCGTACAGGGCGCTCATGGACAGGCTCAGGGCC encodes:
- a CDS encoding response regulator; translation: MTTRPVEILLVEDNPADVMLTQEAFEEAHFPHRLSHARDGVDALNFLRRSEGHAGAPRPDVILMDLNMPRMTGLELLDILKEDGELRSIPVIVLTTSRAESDIWRSYNLHANAYIPKPVSIAEFVEVIQTLGNFWFHKVALPHPPRPS
- a CDS encoding sensor histidine kinase — encoded protein: MSAVPALAEPAVSDAAIHSRAAPSLRQVLLRPFALPFALLLGVGVLVAYGVNQNDQALNQVLDAQTRLQLITDLAQQVSTMENGQRGFVITGQDDFLQPYGDGKLAFQADVFALHDLSVTPLQRSNLGRVQAIVARWDEESAQPEIRVRRDSLERAAARVSNGVGRTLLNDARAVLDIMATNETVRLNTAADQSRTLLSRVRWVSAGGLLLSITLLILTAYRVTRTVSRTVLNLNGAAQAIAQGDYARRTPPMPVRELAQLGAQFDAMAGAVQEREGQLRATAEALQASNTHLERSNRELEQFAYVASHDLQEPLRTIGSYTELLARRYQGQLDDRADQYIAFTTSATLRMKTLIQDLLAYSRVRKAPRITQEVNLQGLARDIVTDLSVQIEGSGAQVDIGPLPTLRSNPDLLRHALQNLIGNALKFQRPGVPPRVRVSAEREAQRWVIHVQDNGIGIAPEYHERIFGVFQRLHGMDEYTGSGIGLAVTRSAAEQLGGDLWLDSTPGQGSTFHLALPLTPAPTGAPL